Sequence from the Periplaneta americana isolate PAMFEO1 chromosome 5, P.americana_PAMFEO1_priV1, whole genome shotgun sequence genome:
TCGCTCATAATATCCAATTATTGAATCACTCACCCGATCAACATTGTAACcaacaaaaagtaaattttacaagTGAGTGAAggaattgtaaaatttataacGTTGCTCTACTAAACAGCAAATTCAAATATCCATAATGATGCCAAATGTTGATTTAGGCAGAGAGAAAGTTTTCCATCGCATGCAGGaggacagacataacacagttcCATCTTTAACTCATATTCAACAAATGTGTTTGTTACACCGTTATTCGAGTGAatgattcaattattattataaaaattataattgtaataaatattatatttatattatgaaaataatgatattattattaattaattataagttTAAACATGAAGAATATGATACACAGGATGAAcagtaagtatggaatattgctaataacttcttaaattttaatcgtacaaagaaaagttttatacagggtgtttccgaggtggtgttacaaactttcagggttgatggcgaagggcacatgtatcaatttgagataacgaaccctggtccggaaatgaacgAGTCGaaatttacaaacaaaaataattctgtggaaatgaaataattttattcctctgtacgccttatttatgtgtatttatctgtacatcttacacatactgtattcatctgacgttgtttacgttgtctacttacagtattccattcagtacgctgtctgagggatgggaacaggaaactacactaaagcaatgcagatggcgtaatgtgtaacggacatggtcggtcctgatatgcacgtctgtagacagcagtatatgtgtacaagttgcagtgtacagtcgatcagtcctagtgcaatgaaggagtacacgagagcggaatatgcagacctgattttcgaatacggatgagccaatgggaacagtagacaaggtcacagattgtatcgggtacaaatacccacgtaggagacatccggcccataccatttttctacgactgttccaaaagttaagggaagaagggcacgtggtgccaaattacgattcgatttccacacaattatttttgcttataaatttcgactcagtcatttccgaaccatggttccttatctcaaattgatacatgtacccttccccagcatctctgaaagtttgtaacaccacctcagaaacattctgtataaaagctgttggagataaaccatacaatacaGTAAGATACCAGTTGTTCGAAAATAAGTTATTCAGGCACACAgtatgtgacagtaaactttatttttttaaatgtcaccctatactaaaatttacatattccgaatcgcCATTAAATTTTACtcattcacccgtttcatgtcttttaattatttattaaacttgtttcaagaacttcaaacttgagacaaataagtatgtaaaaccATGTTGAGTAggtcataaaactaaacaaaacattaGGACTAACCGAACTTTATCACAGATGcttaaaatgagaaccattcacagccaaacaatgtcccagtctatcatgAAAACAGTCTAatgtagatatgagatggaacagattaGTCATATAACTGTGAGAAAGACGATGTAAGCTTAATGTTaccgtgatagactgggacattgtgTGGATGTGAATAGTTCTCATTTTGAAAATCTGTGGTAAAATTTCattagtcatagtgttttgtttacttttatggtCTACTCAACATAATTTTACATACAGTaggggaggcaagacctgtcctgtgacctcatcatgtgccgtggctatatcaacaataggtatggagggggaagacaggttttagtttgagatgaacttccgtatcGGTAgattagtatataatattcaccataatgaaaaaaaaaactatttctgaTAGCGTATTCTTTCTCCTTCGCACAGTTCACATGCCGGGTCTCATCTCTTCATctatacttatttgtctcaagtttgaagtccacgaaacaagtttaataaataatgaaaagtaattaaacgttgaatggtaaaatttctacacattcatacgtaaaatttaatggagaatcggaatatgtaaattttaatatagcatgccattaaaaaaaaatcaagtttactgtgacaccctgtatatatgaatAACTTTTTctaacactggtatcatattgtacgGTTTATcgccaacagcttttgtataaaacatttttctttgtaaaattataatttaattccaTACTACTgttcattctttatattattcTGCACTAATTGAAGTCAATGTATGCATTGACCTAATTATACatacaatttattgtttattgttcacgttaacacttgtttAAATCTTGAAACTTTCTTAGTTGAATCGTTAAAAGTCTTATAATTTTAAAGAGATTATGTGCATACCTTATGACAGACGAGTCATATTTCGACATCGGTGTGGTTCATCATCACTGTCTTTCGAACTACTGTTGCTCCAGCTGATCTTGATATCCGGCGTTTGCGTTCGTCAGTTATAGGGATGGGGTGTACTGCTCTTACAGtaggggtggttgtttgtgtgtcatgtattatgatatcgaataatgtatgagtattgaaaaaaaaatgttatgttatatttaacgacgctcgcaactgccaaggttatatcagcgtcgccggtgtgccggaattttgtcccacaggagttcttttacatgccagtaaatctacttacataagcctgtagcatttaatcacacttatgtcatcgacctgacccgggatcgaacccgcaacctcgggcatagaagaccagcgctataccaactctgccaAACAGGTCGACATGTAAAAATCTGGGCAGCACAGAACAGACAGGAAGATTCTTTCAAACAAAGATATAATGTAGGCATTAAAGCTATAactaaaccctacatcacatcaaattacgcagaacatataaCCAACAACAGTCACTACTACAATAATAAAGGAACAGATACGGAAttactaaaggctgtgtgatgtatcttctctcactgtgaaaagagagagaaaggagatatgtcttatttcgtctgtgttgttatggtgatggtggagtggagcggtgccgtccatccatccagtggcggaagggactagttgatacattctgtagcgcaaaataaaataacaaaatatctgtcttcgtactgtgtagttccgtcactgagcttgtctttcaagaaacttagTTCCGGCagtctgtacaataacaagattttgaaaggaatcttgaaaatttacaaccctcctataatctccatcctcatttgaacggacttggttttattgctactgagacaagataaaccttaccaggtatacacatcataccaaaaagttcacagttaaacatattacaataatacgaaatatacaatcACATAATAATATACCCAGagtatatacttaatacacaattacaattcaataccATACATTATTCGATATCATAATACATGACACACAAGCAACCACCCCCactataagagcaacacacctcCACCCCTACAACCGACGAACGCAAACGCCGGAAATCAAGATCAGCTGGAGCAACAATAGTTCGAAAAACACTGATGTTGAACcacaccggcgtcgaaacgggacCCGTCTGTCATAACGTACATAAtctctttaaaattataacacttttaacgtttcaaCTGAGGAAGTTTCAATATGCAATTTATTAGTTATAATATGGAGAATTAATATAGGTAAATATTTTGAACCTGACACGATTTTTTTAATATCCGAGGCTTACGATTCAATAAAACTCAATATTTTCACTCACCTCGCTCATGACTAAGTATATATTTTGATAAGATCCATAGCAATCCAATGACTTGTCGATCTGGTATACTGTGTAATTGGAAAAAAATCCTCCATATTCCGAGACTCTACCGATTCCATTCTTCAATGTTAACTCTTGATAATAATATGCAATCACGCCAATTACAGTTTCTTTTACATGAAAAGTTTCACCTTCTGGATAAATTGAACCGTACGTTTCATAAATGAAAATGGTTTCATCGAAAACTGCTTCTATTTGAACTTGGAACTCTTTCTGATAAGAGTGACGTTTCCTTGAAGAGTACTTATCATTACTAAAAAAAACACAAGAATACATGTTGGCAGCACGGCCTCTTGCTGGTACTAATAAATACATGCTGACTACATCATCTCCAATTCCTCCATCAATTATCATCGTGCCAACTTCATTGTACCAAAAAGTACTTCCGAAGCAGTCTATGGCTCCATAATTGGATCCAAACATGTATATTTCTAATAATGCTTCGCTGAACGTTTCGTAAAATGATAAAGTCATTAGCTGCATTCCAATGTTATCACTGTTTTTCTTCATATGTTTAAGTGCATTTCTCGACAAATCCAAAAAATTCTCACACATCTCTTCATCGACTTTCTCTGAATCTCCATCAGTAAACAATAATACGTCAACTGTTAAACTTACTCCAAGTGGTAcgttgaaaataatgaaaacatgaTCTTCACCAATTCCTTTTACAGCTATACTTCCAGTTCCGTTTAACCAttcttcattaataattatatcagATATTTTGCCTAGAGTAGTTTGAAATAGGAAGTGTCCTTCTAGATCGTTGTCCATACCGTTGAAGACTCCCATAATGCGCCTTGAGGGTGGAGCATAAACACAGTCACTTTCCTCCTCAACGAACTTGTTGCCATCAGACGTCCTGCCCAAAGAACACAACTGTAGTCCAAGTATCAGCCAAACCGAAAGAAGAATCTTCAGCTCCATGCTACCTCTTTTCATGGTTCTTACTCTCAAACTGATCAATTCTTACACATATGTATCATTTATCATCTCGAGACATCTTATCTGTATCTATGATAAAGAAGGCAATGCCCTTTGCTAATAACTGTAGTGATAAAGCTTCATCATGACAAGGAAAAACTTCATTATTACCGCTATagtcatcatcatcgccatcaccatcgtcgtcgtcatcatcatcatcatcatcatcatcatcgtcgtcgtcgtcgtcgtcgtcgtcgtcgtcgacgTAGTATTTAAGAATTTCTGGTGAGATAAGTACTTATTCGTTGTAATGCGTTTCATTAATTCATCTTCCAAAACGtggtttatttataatttacattctgattatctcaaaactatgctGTTATCTTTTAATCGTTATCTCTTTGCAGTATAGAACATTGGCCATATAGCATTTCTTACAGATTCAggagtgaccaaaactcgagctgcagtgattacatgcgaagacagactatgaagtaaggagacgaaggaaaggtaCTGGGCATGAACACTGCAACCAGTGGTGATTCCTGTACTAACGTCTTGATCAATCCCgttgataaaaatctcaagctttgctgtatcagtaatgtcactgctgtcatcaagagctagtgagtaatatacgatttttcttgcttatttttttaaccttcctcttgaatttaatcacgaattttctaaattcttctctccatacttggtcgagaaattcgtagtttttcaaaattaaaaacttcttatagaGCTAtcttaatcattactcttttgagaaattctgatctataaaagactttagagcacgagatatttcaaaccccattagctagctggcttccttatatttatttatctcattttctcttcctggctatgatttaaggcatgtcaattcctggcgtttaacagttcgttgacacataatattgaatcagtttttctacaatattattattaaactagccgtactcatgcgctccgctgcacctgttagaaataaatataaagtaattacataattaaaataggacgtttgatccagggaacaacttttacaacagcgcaagataatctgcttcgctcattacccaattttttttgcattgcatttattgcatatatattttatgtattttaacacgattcaattgagcatagttaaaatttgaattataaaataatggattgctaagctagcgtactattactgcatactaaatcaatacactcttgtggttcgttaattctctgagattaaaacgagtgtacataatattattttaagaaatacagaaaaccaatgtacaaaatagcctatcaaattatctgtgcataagaagctattttaatcttacccaTGTCCTCGagttactcagacgttactgtaataacattatagcattatgtccatctagagaaactacactttccattggtgaaataataattaattatacaaatcggttaatttagcttccgacattacttcatacaaacacagaaacattctctgtaggctatgtttaatagctttcgattgttgatgtccaaggcccctgtttcgattgttgttgtccaaggccccttatagacgaagtcatttgttcttaattcattgcaccgtcttagatggcgttatttaaattttaaaactcatttatctcattaaatatcagtcctatcaaaattttgtaaagaataaaacgtatcggaaatcatttttaaagaaacgtttgttatgtaacatttttcacaaaaatcaataataagcgagatatttcgatttatttaattcaggcccccttataacaccccttttaaataaagtattttgaatgccatatagcctaaaatctaagttacaatgaacttaatttatattccaattttcatataaatcggttcagccattatcgcgtgaaaagataacaaacatacagacagacatacaaacaaaaatttcaaaaatgcgattttcggtttcagggtggttaattatatatgttaggaccaattatttttggaaaatcgaaaattaccagaaatatttcggctacagatttattatttgtatagatgaactaataaatagttacccttatctaaagattaaaaagattaaaactgagataaaaccgaataattttatccttctaggaagaagatctaaattatcaatattcatacacgtacagaagaattatagaaacacatacttagtggtcaataataataataataataataataataataataataataataataataataataataataataataataatacattattcagcgtgacaatGTTTCCatttactcctaattgaaccgttgagcaaagtaaacatatatttcagataaaattcatcattttaatggaATCTACAAAACAAGAGCTACACTGAGTATCAtggagtttaaaatgtaaaacactacgtgttcacaattttcacaattttatgaccttgtaacatggatacattttaattatgcatatgtttgtacattatatatatatatatatatatatatatatatatatatatataatgatcaattttaaacagtccatctcatcggccatcattgtaattatcatacagattaataatgagatattgtacactgaacctgaagatgcctgaatgggcgaaaacgttcgtaacttattttgtataaaactcaatgactacatattatgaaatatatgtcattgttttaataattgatttgtcataagagtgaataaaacaaatattatattatattatctgtattaacattgacaatctgaatatttacaacaagctttctaagttaatattacattttgtccaaaagaacaacaaaaaagttctcctcattctttacgaaaccacctcttactgcttgtagggacagagtttgtagagcaatATGATACTGCCACTGCTTGCctccagtacgtgaatgaaacacatagcaatgtacaggaaactcccagtacccgtttgaatgtctgtgattacacgatgtaatcacgacactcgCTTTGGTTACCGCTGACCTAGAGGCTCCGAGTAatccgcaacagtgtaggtatgtatgtatgtatgtatgtatgtatgtatgtatgtatgtatgtatgtatgtgtgtatatatggaGTACGGCGCGGCGTACACACttcaggggcctgtttcacaatgtttacaatctttgcaatctttacaaattaaattttgcgcaCTTTACAAGCATTCTATTTCACAATGAATGGTAATTTTACTTTAAttgtaaagttagcacattttctacaataactctgagatgtgtaaagtttgatattgcaacaaattctgaataaatacaataaagatatatttattaaattaatttttgagtaactgggtaaTATGAAGAATTAAACTAGAGTAGTTTTGATGTTATTGAGTACTTCTAATggctcagacgaagatattgaatttaggcctaatcaaacaaagacatacgtaaaattttccggccaagaattaataacacgttcgtatcattgtatggaTTTAATGAAAGATTTCAAATGAGTCCCGCactatatttcagaataccgcgtaagtatttatatacgaagactgtattcaataaataatcgcacttaaaaaagaagttctctgcaccaaaaataaattaattcaataatgcaataacgacactacCTATGCgttattctgaagtcgtttcgagtcccgtttcgctggaatctctcctacaagacaTTGGACATCACATCCAACATGGAAAGTGGTGTCTTAAagtcaaagcgagaactgtattgttttgcattggtttaATATACTAGTTGTCAGTTCCGttcgttagcagataagcacggaatttctaagatatcagtatGCAAAAGTGCCCACGGGGTAgctgatgttgttaaaagagttaaattcgaggCAGATTTTTTATCACgaaaatgttatttactgtagcacagaatttttatgctgctgctgggatcactaatgtttatGAGATTAtgaatgcaacattaataaatactgatggatcaacacaaaaaaatgaACCCGATTTTGTGGtagacattgtaattattttatcaattgcatatttgtacgtggaccaaatctgttatttacttatttgactgaatttggcgCTAACTTTGGTCGTTTCactaatagacgtattggtatactcggccaatcacatcacatgaaatttcattgtcgccaatatataaaaatctaaatacttttaattttctttaacaatactttatattttctgttggtaaaatatgaatcagcaagcttagaataatctattttagtacaaaatataaacatatgtatcgatagtggtaaaaatacagcgactttagctctgctccttagcgatttttgtaaactgtcgttgacgatattatgtaaccaataatgcttatttgtaaatttctttagctgattttgtaaagttcgtcgaactttacaaattaataagatagcattgtgaaacaaatttacaagcatttataatcttttacttgttacttgtaaattgttaatttgtaatttgtaaggattgtgaaacgggccccaggtctgctgttcagtaaACAGGCGAAAAAGAAACAAAGCTGGGCGCTTGAAGATCAGTAAGCCTactctaatagaagaatttggtagtgagcgcttcattaggaaagaagaaaatgtattttatcaggaagaagaagaaaacttccATTTGGATTTAAAGTGTTTACAGTCACTGGTAATGTGTAGAAATTCGTGAAGCAAATACTCGgtgtaaataattgttttttactgctatttattttattattgtaatttccaccatttttatttatttatgtaatagatGTGTATGTACATAGACTGTGTCCAATTACGACGTTCAAGTGTAAAACAAATAGgcttatttacaattaatttatacAGTCTGGCATTAAAGACGGTAACACATGGAGACAAAAAAGaacctacaaacatttctaaatgtaTTTTACATATCGGTACA
This genomic interval carries:
- the LOC138699815 gene encoding uncharacterized protein, with product MKRGSMELKILLSVWLILGLQLCSLGRTSDGNKFVEEESDCVYAPPSRRIMGVFNGMDNDLEGHFLFQTTLGKISDIIINEEWLNGTGSIAVKGIGEDHVFIIFNVPLGVSLTVDVLLFTDGDSEKVDEEMCENFLDLSRNALKHMKKNSDNIGMQLMTLSFYETFSEALLEIYMFGSNYGAIDCFGSTFWYNEVGTMIIDGGIGDDVVSMYLLVPARGRAANMYSCVFFSNDKYSSRKRHSYQKEFQVQIEAVFDETIFIYETYGSIYPEGETFHVKETVIGVIAYYYQELTLKNGIGRVSEYGGFFSNYTVYQIDKSLDCYGSYQNIYLVMSEQELVNMIIYLLMEDDD